One window from the genome of Enterobacter asburiae encodes:
- the ddpX gene encoding D-alanyl-D-alanine dipeptidase has translation MPEESELIDVAKTFPTLHIDLKYATADNITGRPIYQEALCLLHTDAATALAKAISIASLAGLKLVVYDAYRPQQAQAQLWDACPNPEYVVDVAIGSNHSRGTAIDVTLMDEHNAVLDMGAGFDEMHDRSHPYHPSVPPHAQRNRLLLNAIMFGGGFVGISSEWWHFELPNAASYPLLDDRFACFPLTHTPL, from the coding sequence ATGCCCGAAGAGAGTGAACTGATCGATGTGGCGAAGACGTTTCCCACGCTGCATATCGATCTGAAGTACGCCACCGCCGACAACATCACCGGCCGGCCGATCTATCAGGAGGCGCTGTGCCTGCTGCATACCGATGCCGCCACCGCGCTGGCAAAAGCCATCAGCATTGCCTCGCTGGCCGGACTGAAGCTGGTGGTGTACGACGCCTATCGCCCGCAGCAGGCACAGGCCCAGCTGTGGGATGCCTGCCCGAACCCGGAATACGTGGTTGACGTGGCAATAGGCTCCAACCACAGCCGCGGCACGGCCATCGACGTCACCCTGATGGATGAACATAACGCCGTGCTGGATATGGGTGCCGGTTTTGACGAAATGCATGACCGATCGCATCCGTATCACCCCTCCGTGCCGCCGCACGCCCAGCGCAACCGTCTGCTGTTGAACGCCATCATGTTTGGCGGCGGTTTTGTCGGTATCAGCAGCGAATGGTGGCACTTCGAACTGCCGAACGCCGCCAGCTACCCGCTGCTTGACGACCGTTTTGCCTGTTTTCCCCTGACGCACACCCCTCTTTAA
- a CDS encoding ABC transporter ATP-binding protein translates to MSDVLLELDSVHVNFAARKNWLGRVTEQVHALNGLDLQIRRGETLGIVGESGCGKSTLAQLLMGMLKPSTGACQRAHHAGGMQMVFQDPLSSLDPRLPVWRIITEPVWVQKRSSERVRRQLAEELALQVGIRPEYLDRLPHAFSGGQRQRIAIARALSSDPDIIVLDEPTSALDISVQAQILNLLVNLQQQRNLTYVLISHNVSVVRHMSDRVAVMYLGQIVELGSAGQVLGEPRHPYTRLLLDSVPRTGEPLDENLALRKTELPGNRHLPEGCFFRDRCPMATQGCERPQPLQPSREGRNVRCWRSLD, encoded by the coding sequence ATGTCTGATGTACTGCTGGAACTGGATAGCGTGCACGTGAACTTTGCGGCGCGTAAAAACTGGCTGGGGCGCGTAACGGAACAGGTCCATGCTCTCAACGGGCTCGATCTTCAGATCCGTCGGGGGGAAACGCTGGGCATTGTCGGGGAATCCGGCTGCGGGAAAAGCACGCTGGCCCAGCTGCTGATGGGCATGCTTAAGCCCAGCACCGGGGCATGCCAGCGGGCGCACCACGCGGGCGGCATGCAGATGGTGTTTCAGGATCCGCTCTCCTCCCTCGACCCGCGATTGCCGGTCTGGCGCATCATCACCGAGCCGGTGTGGGTGCAGAAACGCAGCAGCGAGCGCGTGCGTCGTCAACTTGCGGAGGAACTGGCGCTGCAGGTTGGCATTCGCCCGGAATACCTCGACAGGCTTCCGCACGCCTTCTCCGGCGGGCAGCGCCAGCGCATCGCCATCGCCCGGGCGCTCTCGTCCGACCCCGATATTATCGTGCTTGATGAACCCACCAGCGCGCTGGATATCTCCGTGCAGGCGCAAATCCTCAACCTGCTGGTGAACCTGCAGCAGCAGCGTAATCTGACCTACGTGTTAATTTCGCATAACGTCTCGGTGGTCAGACACATGAGCGACCGGGTGGCGGTGATGTACCTCGGGCAGATTGTGGAGCTGGGCAGCGCCGGTCAGGTGCTTGGCGAGCCGCGCCATCCCTATACCCGTCTGTTGCTCGACTCGGTTCCCCGCACAGGTGAACCGCTGGATGAAAATCTGGCCTTGCGCAAAACGGAGCTTCCCGGCAACCGTCATCTGCCCGAAGGCTGTTTTTTCCGCGACCGTTGTCCGATGGCAACGCAGGGGTGTGAGCGACCCCAGCCGTTACAGCCCTCACGCGAGGGCCGTAACGTCCGCTGCTGGCGCAGTCTGGATTAG
- a CDS encoding SDR family NAD(P)-dependent oxidoreductase, with protein sequence MNTTLSGKIALVTGGSTGIGLATAQELAAQGAKVYITGRRQAELDAAVAEIASTAVGIRADVSKLADLDEVYARIAKEEGRLDILFANAGGGDMLPLGAITEEQFDRIFGTNVRGVLFTVQKALPLLSAGSSIILTGSTVSIKGTANFSVYSASKAAVRNFARSWALDLQGRGIRVNVVSPGPIKTPGLGDLVPEEHRQGLYDALAAQVPLGRLGAPGEVGKAVAFLASDAASFINATELFVDGGMAQI encoded by the coding sequence ATGAACACGACTCTCTCAGGAAAAATCGCACTGGTCACCGGCGGCAGCACCGGTATTGGTCTTGCCACGGCGCAGGAGCTGGCGGCTCAGGGTGCGAAGGTATATATCACCGGGCGTCGCCAGGCCGAGCTGGACGCGGCGGTGGCTGAAATTGCTTCAACCGCGGTAGGCATTCGCGCGGACGTCTCTAAGCTTGCCGATCTGGATGAGGTCTATGCCCGGATAGCCAAAGAAGAAGGCCGTCTTGATATCCTGTTCGCCAACGCCGGTGGCGGCGATATGCTGCCGCTGGGCGCGATCACCGAAGAGCAGTTTGACCGTATTTTCGGCACCAACGTTCGCGGTGTGCTGTTTACGGTGCAGAAGGCGCTGCCTCTGCTCTCCGCCGGATCGTCGATTATTCTGACCGGCTCGACGGTGTCCATTAAAGGAACGGCCAACTTCAGCGTCTACAGCGCCAGTAAGGCCGCCGTGCGCAACTTTGCCCGCTCCTGGGCGCTGGATTTGCAGGGCCGCGGGATCCGCGTCAACGTGGTGAGCCCGGGCCCGATCAAAACGCCAGGCCTCGGCGATCTGGTGCCGGAAGAACACCGTCAGGGGCTGTACGACGCGCTGGCCGCGCAGGTACCGCTGGGGCGTTTAGGCGCGCCGGGTGAGGTGGGTAAAGCGGTGGCGTTTCTGGCCTCCGACGCGGCCAGCTTTATCAACGCCACCGAGCTGTTCGTGGACGGCGGGATGGCACAAATCTAA
- a CDS encoding ABC transporter substrate-binding protein, producing the protein MKTSLVSTLIAATLALSAPLALAAVPKDMLAIGKAADPQTLDPAITIDNNDWTVTYPSYQRLVKYKPGSTEVEGDLSTGWKASDDQKEWTFTLADNAKFSDGTPVTAEAVKLSFERLLKLSQGPSEAFPKDLKIDAVDDHTVKFTLSQPFAPFLYTLANDGASIINPAVLKANAADDARGFLAQNTAGSGPFMLKSWQKGQQLILVPNPHWQGEKPHFKRVSVKIIGESASRRLQLSRGDLDIADALPVDQLAALKQEGKVAVAEYPSLRVTYLYLNNSKAPLNQVDLRRAISWATDYQGMVKGILSGNGKQMRGPIPEGMWGFDATAMQYSFDEAKAKAALEKVKDKPASLTFLYSDNDPNWEPIALSTQASLGKIGINVKLEKLANATMRDRVGKGDYDIAIGNWSPDFADPYMFMNYWFESDKKGLPGNRSFYENKEVDSLLQAALKTTDQAERTKDYQQAQKVVIDEAAYVYLFQKNYQLAMNKEVKGFTFNPMLEQVFNIATMSK; encoded by the coding sequence ATGAAAACATCGCTTGTCTCGACTCTGATCGCCGCCACGCTGGCCCTGAGCGCACCGCTGGCGCTGGCTGCCGTGCCGAAAGACATGCTGGCGATCGGCAAAGCCGCCGACCCGCAAACGCTCGATCCTGCCATCACCATTGATAACAACGACTGGACCGTGACCTATCCGTCCTACCAGCGTCTGGTCAAGTACAAGCCGGGCTCTACCGAGGTGGAAGGCGATCTGTCGACGGGCTGGAAGGCGTCCGATGACCAGAAAGAGTGGACCTTTACCCTGGCGGATAACGCGAAATTTTCCGACGGCACGCCGGTCACCGCTGAAGCGGTAAAACTCTCTTTTGAACGCCTGCTGAAGCTCAGCCAGGGGCCGTCTGAAGCCTTCCCGAAAGACCTGAAAATTGATGCCGTCGATGACCATACGGTGAAGTTCACCCTCAGCCAGCCGTTCGCGCCTTTCCTGTATACGCTGGCAAACGACGGGGCGTCCATCATTAACCCGGCGGTGCTGAAGGCCAATGCGGCGGACGATGCGCGCGGTTTTCTGGCGCAAAACACCGCCGGTTCCGGGCCGTTTATGCTCAAAAGCTGGCAGAAAGGCCAGCAGCTGATCCTGGTGCCTAACCCCCACTGGCAGGGTGAGAAGCCACACTTTAAGCGCGTCTCGGTGAAAATTATCGGTGAAAGCGCCTCGCGCCGATTGCAGCTTTCCCGCGGCGATCTGGACATTGCCGACGCCCTGCCGGTCGATCAGCTTGCGGCCCTGAAGCAGGAAGGCAAAGTCGCCGTTGCGGAATACCCGTCCCTGCGCGTGACTTACCTCTATCTCAACAACAGTAAAGCGCCGCTCAATCAGGTGGATTTACGCCGGGCCATCTCCTGGGCGACGGATTACCAGGGGATGGTGAAAGGCATTCTGAGCGGCAATGGCAAGCAGATGCGCGGCCCAATCCCGGAAGGCATGTGGGGCTTTGACGCCACGGCAATGCAGTACAGCTTCGATGAGGCCAAAGCCAAAGCGGCGCTGGAGAAGGTCAAAGACAAACCCGCCAGCCTGACCTTCCTCTATTCGGATAACGATCCGAACTGGGAGCCGATCGCCCTTTCCACTCAGGCCAGCCTCGGCAAGATCGGCATTAACGTCAAGCTGGAAAAACTGGCTAATGCCACCATGCGCGACCGTGTCGGCAAAGGCGATTACGACATTGCCATCGGCAACTGGAGCCCGGACTTTGCCGACCCGTACATGTTCATGAACTACTGGTTCGAATCGGACAAAAAAGGGCTGCCGGGCAACCGTTCGTTCTATGAGAACAAAGAGGTTGATTCCCTGCTGCAGGCCGCGCTGAAAACGACCGATCAGGCGGAACGCACCAAAGATTACCAGCAGGCGCAAAAGGTGGTCATCGACGAGGCGGCCTACGTTTATCTGTTCCAGAAGAACTACCAGCTGGCGATGAACAAAGAGGTCAAAGGCTTCACATTTAATCCGATGCTCGAGCAGGTGTTCAACATCGCCACCATGAGCAAATAA
- a CDS encoding ABC transporter ATP-binding protein, producing the protein MTEPVLRIEDLHLSFPIFRGEVHALNHVSLEIGRGEIVGVVGESGSGKSVTAMLAMRLLPEGSYRIHHGQVKLLGENVLTASEKQLRQWRGARVAMIFQEPMTALNPTRRIGKQMVEVIRQHQPLSRREAQQKAITLLEEMQIPDAKQVMERYPFELSGGMRQRVMIALAFSCEPELIIADEPTTALDVTVQLQVLRLLKHKARASGTSVLFISHDMAVVSQLCDRMYVMYAGSVIESGATQTLIHRPVHPYSIGLLQCAPENGQPRDLLPAIPGTVPNLSQLPQGCAFRERCFAAGAKCSETPRLQPNGAEGQQAACWYPQREKHHV; encoded by the coding sequence ATGACCGAACCGGTATTACGTATTGAAGACCTGCACCTGAGCTTCCCGATTTTTCGCGGTGAGGTTCACGCGCTTAATCACGTCTCGCTGGAGATCGGCAGGGGCGAAATTGTCGGCGTGGTGGGCGAATCCGGTTCCGGTAAATCCGTGACCGCCATGCTCGCCATGCGCCTGCTGCCGGAAGGGAGCTACCGCATTCACCACGGTCAGGTGAAATTACTCGGCGAAAACGTCCTGACGGCGTCCGAGAAGCAGCTTCGCCAGTGGCGCGGAGCCCGAGTGGCGATGATTTTTCAGGAGCCGATGACCGCCCTCAACCCGACGCGGCGGATTGGCAAACAGATGGTGGAGGTGATCCGCCAGCATCAGCCGCTTTCGCGGCGCGAGGCGCAGCAGAAGGCGATTACCCTGCTGGAAGAGATGCAAATCCCGGACGCGAAGCAGGTCATGGAACGTTATCCGTTTGAACTGTCAGGAGGTATGCGCCAGCGGGTGATGATCGCCCTTGCCTTCTCCTGCGAGCCGGAGCTGATCATCGCCGACGAGCCGACCACCGCGCTGGACGTTACCGTCCAGCTCCAGGTGCTGCGCTTGCTGAAGCATAAGGCGCGGGCCAGCGGTACCTCGGTGCTGTTTATCAGCCATGATATGGCCGTGGTGTCGCAGCTTTGCGACAGAATGTACGTGATGTATGCGGGCAGCGTGATCGAGAGCGGTGCCACGCAAACGCTGATCCACCGCCCAGTGCATCCCTATTCCATAGGCCTGCTGCAGTGCGCCCCGGAAAACGGCCAGCCGCGCGACCTGCTTCCCGCCATCCCCGGTACGGTGCCCAACCTCAGCCAGCTTCCGCAGGGTTGCGCCTTCCGCGAGCGCTGCTTTGCCGCCGGGGCGAAATGCAGCGAAACGCCGCGCTTACAGCCCAATGGGGCAGAAGGCCAACAGGCTGCCTGCTGGTATCCACAACGGGAGAAACACCATGTCTGA
- a CDS encoding MurR/RpiR family transcriptional regulator: MTTKPEMLSRIEATFSQLTPSEKRVGSWLLAHAAQIPFETAESVGQASGTSGITVGRFLRKLGYRNLEDAKKSLRDPYQPWGMNERLDSWQQQLPLSSRLQHALSLEVDAITQVYQLAQTDAFRQVVHNLAHADAVFVLGIQSTRGIANAFFSHLEYLRPRVSYSEGASGSWVESLNSGFSHPYVVLTDTRTYSSMARQYCRVASEKGIPLALITDIWCPWARDYPIDLLQVKTDTGHFWDSLAPVSCLFNLLLSGVVEALGDALPARLAVNRQLQQEFGQFER, encoded by the coding sequence ATGACGACGAAACCTGAGATGTTAAGCCGTATCGAAGCGACGTTCAGCCAGCTCACGCCCAGCGAAAAGCGGGTCGGGAGCTGGCTGCTGGCGCACGCCGCGCAAATCCCGTTTGAAACGGCTGAGAGCGTCGGTCAGGCGAGCGGGACCAGCGGAATTACCGTCGGACGCTTCCTGCGCAAGCTGGGGTATCGCAACCTGGAAGATGCCAAAAAGAGCCTGCGCGATCCGTATCAGCCCTGGGGCATGAACGAGCGGCTGGACTCCTGGCAGCAGCAGCTCCCCCTTTCCAGCCGCCTTCAGCACGCCCTGTCGCTGGAAGTGGATGCCATCACGCAGGTGTACCAGCTGGCGCAAACGGACGCCTTCCGTCAGGTGGTGCACAACCTCGCCCACGCGGACGCGGTGTTTGTGCTGGGGATCCAGTCCACGCGCGGGATTGCCAACGCCTTCTTCAGCCACCTTGAGTACCTCCGACCGCGGGTGAGCTATTCGGAGGGGGCGTCCGGCAGCTGGGTAGAATCCCTGAACTCGGGGTTTTCGCACCCGTACGTTGTGCTGACAGACACGCGCACCTACTCCTCAATGGCCCGCCAGTACTGCCGCGTTGCCAGCGAGAAAGGCATTCCGCTGGCCTTAATCACCGACATCTGGTGCCCGTGGGCGCGGGATTACCCGATTGATTTACTGCAGGTGAAAACCGATACCGGTCATTTCTGGGATTCGCTTGCCCCCGTAAGCTGTCTGTTCAACCTGCTGCTGTCGGGCGTAGTGGAAGCGCTGGGTGACGCGCTCCCGGCACGACTGGCGGTCAACCGACAATTACAACAAGAGTTTGGACAATTCGAACGCTAA
- the ddpC gene encoding D,D-dipeptide ABC transporter permease: MMLTQETPVTVKTARQRINWAKLFWMLRQSPLTIVGGVIMIAMLFLMVASPWIVPHDPNALDLTARLQAPSAQHWFGTDEVGRDLFSRVLTGSQQSITAGLAVVVIAGGIGSLLGCLSGVLGGRGDAIIMRVMDIMLSIPSLVLTMALAAALGPSLFNAMLAIAIVRIPFYVRLARGQTLVVRQFTYVQAARTFGASRWHLIRWHILRNALPPLIVQASLDIGSAILMAATLGFIGLGAQQPTAEWGAMVAVGRNYVLDQWWYCAFPGAAILITAVGFNLFGDGIRDLLDPKSGGKQ, from the coding sequence ATGATGTTAACGCAGGAAACGCCCGTCACGGTTAAAACCGCCAGACAACGCATCAACTGGGCAAAGCTGTTCTGGATGCTGCGTCAAAGCCCGCTCACGATCGTTGGCGGCGTCATTATGATTGCGATGCTCTTTCTGATGGTGGCTTCGCCGTGGATTGTGCCGCATGACCCGAACGCGCTGGATCTTACCGCCCGCCTGCAGGCGCCGTCTGCGCAACACTGGTTTGGTACCGATGAGGTAGGACGAGACCTGTTCAGCCGCGTGCTGACGGGCAGCCAGCAGTCGATTACCGCCGGGCTGGCGGTCGTGGTGATTGCGGGCGGCATTGGCTCACTGCTGGGCTGTTTGTCCGGCGTGCTGGGCGGGCGCGGCGACGCCATCATCATGCGGGTGATGGACATTATGCTCTCGATTCCCTCCCTGGTGCTGACCATGGCGCTGGCCGCCGCGCTCGGTCCGAGCCTGTTTAACGCCATGCTGGCGATTGCGATTGTCCGCATCCCGTTTTACGTCCGCCTGGCGCGCGGGCAAACCCTGGTGGTGCGCCAGTTTACCTACGTTCAGGCCGCCCGCACGTTTGGCGCGTCCCGCTGGCATTTGATCCGCTGGCATATTCTGCGCAACGCCCTGCCTCCGCTGATTGTGCAAGCTTCGCTGGATATCGGTAGCGCCATTCTGATGGCCGCCACGCTGGGGTTTATTGGCCTGGGCGCGCAGCAGCCCACCGCCGAATGGGGGGCGATGGTGGCCGTGGGCCGTAACTACGTCCTGGACCAGTGGTGGTACTGCGCCTTTCCCGGTGCGGCGATTTTAATTACCGCCGTGGGCTTTAACCTGTTTGGCGACGGTATCCGCGATCTGCTGGATCCGAAGTCAGGAGGAAAACAGTGA
- a CDS encoding OsmC family protein: MTIHKHGSAHWSGDIKRGKGTVSTESGVLNQQPYGFNTRFEGEKGTNPEELIGAAHAACFSMALSLMLGEAGYTADSIDTTADVSLDKTDGGFAITKVALKSKVTVPGIAPQQFDGIIQKAKAGCPVSQLLKAEITLDYKLN; this comes from the coding sequence ATGACTATTCATAAGCACGGTTCGGCACACTGGTCTGGCGACATTAAGCGCGGAAAAGGAACGGTTTCCACAGAGAGCGGCGTTCTCAATCAACAGCCTTATGGTTTCAATACCCGCTTTGAGGGTGAAAAGGGGACCAACCCCGAAGAGCTGATTGGCGCGGCACATGCGGCCTGCTTCTCAATGGCGCTGTCGCTGATGCTCGGGGAAGCGGGCTATACCGCCGACTCCATTGATACTACGGCGGACGTCTCTCTGGATAAAACCGACGGCGGCTTTGCCATCACTAAGGTTGCCCTGAAAAGCAAGGTGACCGTTCCAGGCATCGCCCCCCAGCAGTTCGATGGCATTATTCAGAAAGCAAAAGCGGGCTGTCCGGTATCACAGCTCCTGAAAGCCGAGATTACCCTGGACTATAAGCTTAACTAA
- a CDS encoding ABC transporter permease — translation MTFWSIVRQRCWGLILVVAGVCIITFIISHLIPGDPARLLAGDRASDEIVQNIRQQLGLDRPLYIQFGRYVDALAHGDLGTSIRTGRPVAEDLKAFFPATLELAFCSLLLALVIGVPLGILSAVYRNRWLDHLVRLMAMTGISTPAFWLGLGVIVLFYGHLQILPGGGRLDDWLDPPTHVTGFYLLDALLEGNGEVFFNALQHLILPSLTLAFVHLGIVARQVRSAMLEQLSEDYIRTARASGLPGWYIVLRYALPNAMIPSITVLGLALGDLLYGAVLTETVFAWPGMGAWVVTSIQALDFPAVMGFAVVVSLAYVLVNLVVDLLYLWIDPRIGRGGAE, via the coding sequence ATGACGTTCTGGAGCATCGTGCGCCAGCGCTGCTGGGGGTTAATCCTGGTGGTGGCCGGTGTCTGTATTATCACCTTTATTATTTCACACCTGATCCCCGGCGACCCGGCCCGTCTGCTGGCCGGCGATCGCGCCAGCGACGAAATCGTGCAGAACATCCGCCAGCAGCTAGGGCTGGATCGGCCGCTGTATATACAGTTTGGCCGCTACGTGGACGCTCTGGCGCACGGTGATTTAGGCACGTCCATCCGTACCGGGCGTCCGGTCGCCGAAGATCTGAAGGCCTTTTTCCCCGCCACGCTGGAGCTGGCCTTTTGCTCTCTGCTGCTGGCGCTGGTCATCGGCGTGCCGCTGGGGATTTTATCGGCAGTGTACCGCAACCGCTGGCTGGATCACCTGGTGCGTTTAATGGCGATGACCGGGATCTCCACGCCTGCCTTCTGGCTTGGGCTGGGCGTGATTGTGCTGTTCTACGGGCACCTGCAGATTCTGCCGGGCGGCGGCAGGCTGGACGACTGGCTCGATCCGCCGACGCACGTCACCGGGTTTTATCTGCTGGACGCGCTGCTGGAGGGCAACGGTGAGGTCTTTTTCAATGCGCTTCAGCACCTGATTTTACCCTCGCTGACGCTGGCGTTTGTTCACCTGGGGATTGTGGCGCGGCAGGTTCGCTCGGCGATGCTGGAGCAGCTTAGCGAGGACTACATCCGCACCGCGCGCGCCAGCGGCCTGCCCGGCTGGTACATCGTCCTGCGCTACGCCCTGCCCAATGCCATGATCCCGTCCATTACCGTGCTCGGGCTGGCGCTGGGCGATCTGCTTTACGGCGCCGTGCTGACCGAAACCGTCTTTGCCTGGCCGGGCATGGGCGCCTGGGTGGTGACATCCATCCAGGCGCTCGATTTCCCTGCCGTAATGGGCTTTGCCGTCGTCGTTTCGCTGGCCTACGTGCTGGTTAATCTGGTGGTCGATCTGCTTTACCTGTGGATTGACCCGCGAATCGGGCGCGGAGGTGCCGAATGA
- a CDS encoding LysR family transcriptional regulator → MDRVIAAQVYNRICELGSLSAAARALGISRPMVSRYLEQMEKWAGTRLVNRSTRKLTLTAAGEKVLQKTRTLSQISQEIEGQSEKDLPSGTLRVACAHFTAMHLIAPVLPGLLSRYPQLRIELDVNNHPVSLVGERIDVAVRITDNPEPGMIARRLGECRSVLCASPDYLAQHGTPVSPEELAQHNCLHYSFFAGQSWHFLTPEGESLSVAVSGNLSASISSLLMDAAIKHCGIAMLPEREASAALEQGLLVPVLEALEPKPLAIHGIYQSREYQPAALRVFLDELSRYLA, encoded by the coding sequence ATGGATCGCGTTATCGCCGCTCAGGTTTACAACCGGATATGCGAGCTGGGAAGTTTGAGCGCGGCGGCCCGCGCGTTGGGCATTTCCCGACCGATGGTGAGTCGCTACCTTGAACAAATGGAGAAGTGGGCGGGAACGCGGCTGGTAAACCGCTCCACGCGCAAGCTGACGCTGACCGCAGCAGGGGAAAAGGTGCTGCAAAAAACGCGGACGCTCTCGCAAATTTCGCAGGAAATTGAAGGTCAGTCGGAGAAAGACTTGCCGTCCGGCACGCTGCGGGTGGCCTGCGCGCACTTTACCGCCATGCACCTGATTGCGCCGGTCCTGCCCGGCCTGCTCTCGCGTTACCCGCAGCTGCGCATTGAGCTGGACGTGAATAACCACCCGGTCAGCCTGGTGGGAGAGCGCATTGACGTCGCCGTGCGCATTACCGACAACCCTGAACCCGGCATGATCGCCCGCCGGCTGGGGGAGTGTCGGTCGGTGCTCTGCGCCTCGCCGGACTATCTTGCACAGCACGGTACCCCCGTCAGCCCCGAAGAATTAGCGCAGCACAACTGCCTGCACTACAGCTTTTTCGCCGGGCAGTCCTGGCACTTCCTGACGCCGGAAGGGGAAAGCCTGAGCGTGGCCGTCAGCGGCAACCTGAGCGCCAGCATCTCTTCGCTGCTGATGGACGCGGCTATTAAGCACTGCGGTATCGCCATGCTGCCGGAGCGCGAAGCCTCTGCCGCGCTGGAACAGGGATTACTGGTGCCGGTGCTGGAGGCGCTTGAGCCGAAACCGCTTGCCATCCATGGCATTTATCAGTCCCGGGAATACCAGCCTGCCGCGCTGCGCGTGTTCCTCGACGAACTGTCGCGCTACCTGGCATAA
- a CDS encoding LysR family transcriptional regulator: protein MDQLMAMRAFTRVVESGSFTRAADSLNMPIATLSKLVKSLESHLEIRLLHRTTRRVVATPEGMEYYEKALRVLIDIEDIDTSFRVSRATPKGHLRVDVGGSTARDVLIPLLPEFMRRYPDIRIDLGVADRPVDLISGNVDCVIRGGPLDDSTLIARHLGNAEMVTCATPGYLKNHGVPAYPQELCNGHKLISYLSPVTGRAFPFRFRQNGEALEITIPHYFGVNESNAHLAAAAAGLGIVQTFEYSAKSYLQAGTLTAILGDWRPAAYPFHVVYPQNRHLTHRLKVFIAWLAGVFPAALKG, encoded by the coding sequence ATGGACCAGCTCATGGCGATGCGCGCTTTTACGCGGGTCGTGGAGTCAGGCAGTTTTACCCGCGCGGCGGACTCGCTGAATATGCCGATCGCCACGCTGAGCAAGCTGGTTAAATCGCTAGAGTCGCACCTGGAGATACGTCTCCTGCACCGGACGACTCGCCGGGTGGTCGCGACGCCTGAAGGGATGGAATACTATGAAAAAGCGCTCAGAGTGCTGATTGATATCGAAGACATCGACACCTCGTTTCGCGTTTCCCGCGCGACGCCAAAAGGGCATTTGCGGGTTGACGTGGGCGGCTCCACCGCCCGGGACGTGCTCATCCCCCTACTTCCGGAATTTATGCGGCGCTATCCGGATATCCGCATCGACCTTGGCGTGGCCGACCGGCCGGTCGATCTCATCAGCGGTAACGTAGACTGTGTGATCCGCGGCGGGCCGCTGGACGACTCGACCCTGATCGCCCGTCATCTCGGTAACGCCGAAATGGTCACCTGCGCGACGCCCGGTTACCTGAAAAATCATGGCGTCCCGGCCTATCCGCAGGAGCTGTGCAACGGCCACAAGCTCATTAGCTATCTCTCTCCCGTCACCGGACGGGCATTTCCGTTTCGCTTCCGGCAGAACGGCGAGGCGCTGGAGATTACTATTCCGCACTATTTCGGCGTCAATGAAAGTAATGCCCATCTGGCGGCTGCCGCGGCGGGGCTGGGGATCGTTCAGACCTTTGAGTATTCCGCAAAGTCATATTTGCAGGCGGGAACGCTGACGGCGATCCTGGGCGACTGGCGCCCTGCCGCCTATCCGTTTCATGTGGTTTACCCGCAGAACCGGCATTTGACGCACAGACTGAAGGTCTTTATCGCCTGGCTGGCGGGGGTGTTCCCCGCCGCGCTGAAGGGGTAG